Genomic window (Magnolia sinica isolate HGM2019 chromosome 10, MsV1, whole genome shotgun sequence):
GCAGAGCCCACGTtggttgtgggccattcatcattagcggccaacctttaatgtgcacaatTCATTAATtaggggcctcctttgatattagtcatccatcttgtggggcccaccatcaatgttattgtccatcatatggggtccatcttcaatatccattgcccatcatgtggagcccacctttaatgtgaactGTATATCATGTCAGCCCACCATTGATGTGGGAcatccatcatgcgggacccaccttggatatgggaCACCCATCAttaggccaacctttgatgtgtgctatccattatgtgggacccatcttgatatggatcatccgtcatgtagggcccaccattattaattgcccatcatgtagagccccaccttcaatgttggttgcccatcatgcagggctcaccttagatgtgagtcattcatcattaggggcagacctttaatgtggatcatctatcatgtggagccaccttgatatgggccatcatcatgtggggcccactatatcaTCTACCAATTCATTGGAGGATTTTCCAATCTCATGAGCTTAGAAGGGGTTCATGTCCACAGATAGCATATTCTCTTAAATAATTTTCTAAATTAAGGTGTAACcaatgaaaatgaaggaaataagtTATTATTGTAAGTTAAAaactaatattaaaaaaataaccaATAAAAATAAGTTACTTCCCTATAAGAAACTACTTATTTAAAAAGCTACTTACTTGGTAGTATCAAATGGGCCCTTAGTGGTCATTGCAATTGTTCAGTTGGGCCACTGTGGATGACCACTCCCCAAATCTGACAATCTTGACCTTTAAATCTCTGGTCTTCCAATGTCAACCTAGGCTTGGCTGCATTTCTGGCCCGATTTTGAACTATTGGGCTGGGCTTGTGGtctaggcctattcaaaattttaattttgcttggACGGTTAAGTGAAATGCAACAACAGGCCACGTTTCACGACAGATTGATAGCTAGTAACTCCCAATCTAAGAGATATTTGCACAATGATTCATCCACTGTGTTGTGCAATAGACCAACGGTCAGGATCACTCAACATGGACTCCCACTCGATACTGGCACCATGCCTATGACGTGTTTGTTGCTTTGTCCTTCAGGCGAATCAGAAAGTGAAGAGGGTGGTGCACTTGTCAGAGAAACAAAAGATGCACTGGAATGAATTGGAGACAAGGTTCTTGGTCGTCTTTAGCCTATTTCTACAAATCTTACTCATCTTCTTTGCACCTCTCAGAAGACGAAAGAAATGCAAATGGGTCAGCCCAATGATTTGGGCCGCCTACTTGCTAGCCGACTGGATTGCCGCTTATGCACTTAGAATCCTCCCCCAAATCACACATGGTATACCAGAATGCAATGACAGCCATTCCACCAACTGCAGCAGGGACAATGAACTCTTCGCCTTCTGGGCCCCCTTCCTTCTGATGCACATAGGCGGTCCCGACACCATAACTGCCCTCGCCCTTGAAGACAACGAACTGTGGCTGCGGCACTTCCTCACACTTGCAATCCATCTCTTTGGGACCGTTTATGTCTTTGTGTTTGCCCTCCGCATAAACCGCCTCTTCATCCCGACCCTCACCATTTTCATTGTCGGGATACTCCGGTACATGGAACGCTCCTATGCCCTCTACCTCGCAAGCAGTGGTGGCTTCGAGGGCGGCAACCTCAAAGACTCACTGACATTGAAGGGAACGGCTAAAGAACCAGAAAGAGCAACAGGTGGTTTACTCCCCAGAGGGATCAGCGGCATCGAAACGGTGCAGTCGGCTCATAGATTCCTCGCCACCTACAAGGACCTCGTTGTCGACCATCTTCTCAGCATCCAGGAGGGGATGGAAAGTCGCTCCTACTTCCAGGAATTACAACACAACGAGGCCTTTGGAATAATCGAGGTTGAGCTGGGGTTGCTCTACGACAGGCTGTACACCAAGGCAATTGTGATACACACCAGCACGGGCTATATTTTGCGTGCCGTCTCCTTCTTTTCCATCCTTTTCGTCCTCGTGATCTTCTACGCCTTTGACAAGCACGGATACCATCCAACCAACAAGTTCATCACTTACACTCTCCTCGTCGGGGCAATTGTGCTCGACCTTGTCGCCATTGTCAACCTCATATTCTCTGACTGGATGGTTGCCTCTCTCAGAAATCCAATGGCTAGACGCCTGTATTCCAAGATGTTCGCATGTATCTGCCCTTACGGAACACCGAGGCACACCGCGTACATGTCCCAGTACAATCTGATAAGCTATTGCCAACGCCACTGCTGGAAATCGAGGAAGATGGCGGCGCTGCGGCGGATCGATGATTTTATCGAACAGCTTATATATACAAAGGACGTGCCTGTCTCCGATGATATCAGAATGTTCATGTTTAATGATCTATTGACTAAGTCCAAACAGACAAACCGCTCAGATTTTATCAAGAATACATCCACAAGCAAATGGGAATGGCCCAACAACGTGCCAAATTggttttttgaatttgaattggAAGAACTCGTTCTGCTATGGCACATCGCGACGGATCTCTGTTACCACTTGAGAGAGGACGAATCCACGGCGGATCGAGAATTCAGCAAGCAAGTGTCAGAGTACATGCATTATCTTCTGGTGGTGCATCCCACCATGATCTCATCGAAGGAGGGGAATGCGCAGATCAAGTGGCAGGCCGTATGCCAAGAGACCATGAAATTCATCCGGAATCGCAATCTGAAGGTCAAGAAGGACATTTGCCAGAAGCTGTTAGATGAGATTAAGTTCTGCTCAACGACTCAACGGACAGGATCCCTGCTGCGTGATGCGTGTTTAGTTGTCAAGCAGCTGGAGCTGTTACGTCAGCAAGTACCGAACACCCCGTGGGCGACTATAAGAAAAGTTTGGGTGGAATTGCTGTCTTCCGCAGCGAACAACTGCAGTGGCAGGTACCACGTCCAACGGCTGGCTAAAGGAGGAGAATTTATCACTGATGTCTGGCTTTTAATGGCCCACTTCGGTTTGGCCGAGAAATACTGGGGTGAGTTGAACTTTCCTAAGGTGGACTCGTACGCGTATGATGACCTACCCCGCCGGGACGGTAATgcgtccgggcagggatctgtggggcccaccgtgatgtaagtattttatccacaccgttcatcatttttctcagatcattttaagttacaaTTCTAAAAATGcagcaggtccacatctccagttgaccacaccaaaggaagctgcagtgataataacattcaccgttgaaacctttttaagggacactgtaatgttttttttaccatccaacctattcgtaaggtcatgtagacgtggatgaagtgaaaaaagaaatatcagcttgatctgaaacttctccagctcctaagaagttttggtGTAAGTTCAATCCCtaccttgtggtccacttaatccctagacctaactcatttttttggctcatacattaaaatgatctgataaaaactatgaacggcgtggataaaacatttagattacgttgggccccacagattcctgcccggacggattatggTACGGgccggggtaggatgcaatcggcGTCCGCCTGGAATGGCCTAAACGATTCCCTTTTCACCACCTCACTGCACCGTGCTATGTATTGAGTTGTAATCCGTTCGAATCGATCAACAGATATGCCAGTCATTCTCGCTGAAACGAGAGGACTGTTCATCTATTTCATATGCTACATGTAAGAAATCAGTGGGCCACATATGGAATTACCCATAAGGACATTtccatgaacggtttagatcatttagacatgcatcaggtggggctcacatatgtTGGTGGAGCAATAGTCAACAGTGTCTCACAAACCACCATACTGACTCAAACCCTGAGTTTAATGTAGCTGGGTTTCCTTAAACTCCCCCTAATGGAAAcggtttggctactccccctgccaccagacaatggctggtggtcggtgctctgtgggcccaccatgatgtatgt
Coding sequences:
- the LOC131257809 gene encoding uncharacterized protein LOC131257809, which encodes MHWNELETRFLVVFSLFLQILLIFFAPLRRRKKCKWVSPMIWAAYLLADWIAAYALRILPQITHGIPECNDSHSTNCSRDNELFAFWAPFLLMHIGGPDTITALALEDNELWLRHFLTLAIHLFGTVYVFVFALRINRLFIPTLTIFIVGILRYMERSYALYLASSGGFEGGNLKDSLTLKGTAKEPERATGGLLPRGISGIETVQSAHRFLATYKDLVVDHLLSIQEGMESRSYFQELQHNEAFGIIEVELGLLYDRLYTKAIVIHTSTGYILRAVSFFSILFVLVIFYAFDKHGYHPTNKFITYTLLVGAIVLDLVAIVNLIFSDWMVASLRNPMARRLYSKMFACICPYGTPRHTAYMSQYNLISYCQRHCWKSRKMAALRRIDDFIEQLIYTKDVPVSDDIRMFMFNDLLTKSKQTNRSDFIKNTSTSKWEWPNNVPNWFFEFELEELVLLWHIATDLCYHLREDESTADREFSKQVSEYMHYLLVVHPTMISSKEGNAQIKWQAVCQETMKFIRNRNLKVKKDICQKLLDEIKFCSTTQRTGSLLRDACLVVKQLELLRQQVPNTPWATIRKVWVELLSSAANNCSGRYHVQRLAKGGEFITDVWLLMAHFGLAEKYWGELNFPKVDSYAYDDLPRRDGNASGQGSVGPTVM